The genome window ATTTGGATTCGTttggctcgtgagctgctcgggctcgggcttgtTTGACTAACAAGCCGAGCCCAAGCCAGGCTTTTACCGAGCCAGGCCCGGAGCCGAGCCTGAGCAGCCCGGCCCGTTTGATAGCCTTAATTGTGCATACTTTAATAAATCTAGTCAAGGGCTTATTACGTTCGACCACGTCAGTTATGGTTCCGAGTTAGGCTCGGTTGCGTGTGACGTCGTGAATGAAGAGGATCAGCATTGAAAATCTGAGGAAGCTAGATGTTGTTTAACCTTTAGCCAAGGtccaatttgaaaaaaaaagaaaaacgaaaGAAAGGGGTATTATAAGAGTGAGAAAACCCGTTCGGCCTCCGCTCCAAAACCCTAGATCGCCTCTTGCTCGCGGCGCCCCCCGGGACGAACTTCCCCATTGCTCGCAGCCATGGTGAGCTTCCAATCCCTTTCCATTCCAGCCTCAGCCTCAGACCTTGGGAGCTCAGACTTCGAACTCTCTGTCACTAATTCTTTGTGGCATGAACGCAGGCGGACGTGGAGGCGGACGTTGCGGCCGGGCAGCCGAAGAAGCGGACCTTCAGGAAGTTCAGCTACCGTGGCGTCGATCTTGATGCCCTCCTGGACAtgtccaccgacgagctcgtcaAGCTCTTCCACGCTCGGGCTCGCAGGAGGCAAGCCTTCTTCTACTTCCCTTCCTCATCTCCGATCCGATCACAGATCTAACATGTTCATtcgttcttctctccctctccttctcactTTACGTCTCCATCATTGACTAATGTTTGTGAAATAATGCATCTTTTGGTAGGTTTCAGCGCGGCCTGAGAGGAAGCCGATGGCTCTGATCAAGAAGCTCCGCAAAGCGGTATGAGTTGACCCACTTTTATATGCTTATGacattttatattaatttagaaGTAAATTCTGGTTACATACGACCACGGTGTCagcttttttcttcttgtagtTACCTCTTGGCTTTAATTTATGCTGTTGTCAAGGCAATGGGAAGAATGATTTGTTTCATTAAAGTGTGCTCAAGGCTGGAATTATGTTAGTGAAATGAGAATTGTTTCTTGGCAAGAAATAGGATGCCAACAAAAGCTATAAGTTATTTCTGTTCCAAAGTTTACTGTTGTTTCTGGATCTCCCATCGCAAGATTCATTTCTTATGCATATTGTTTCTTTTTCATGGTGGGCATTGTTATATACCTCCATCAAGTTTTGCTGATTATATATATTATGGTtcttttttgctgaaaaaagaGTAATTATTATCTTGTTAAGTCCATGATCAAGTTCATAGTTTTTGCACCTTTGGTGTACAGGACTTAAAGTTAAGGGGTTTTGAATGACCTTTTATAAATGGACCCATGACCCATGTATACATCATATGGTATAACTTGTTGCTTATATATTATCAAGTTTGCTGTTTCAGTTCTGAGAATGATCTAGCCATTGTCTATGATTCCATAAAGCTAATGTACTTATAGCCTACTCAAATGTCATCTCTTTGTATTGGATAATGAGCAGGCTGGGAATTTAGTTTGCCATGCCTTATATGCTGAGAAAGGTAACAAGTGGGGCTATCGATGCTACAATAACAAGTTGTCGGTAGAGAATCAAAAGTCACTAAGACTGCAACAAAGTTTATGCCATTGACTGAGGGGGTTGCAATCACCAACTTCAAGATGGTTAACATTGATAGGGAAAAAAAACATTTAAAAGTTTGGAGCATCAAGGAGGCATTTGAAAGGTTGACAAGGACCTTACTGTTCTTAATAGAAAGTATATTTAGTCTGCTGTTAAAAGACCTGATGTAATATTAGGCACCTGTTATCTTCTGAATGGAAAGTAGTCTTAGTCTGCTGTTCAAAGATCTGATGTAACACTAGATTCTGAACCCTGTAGGAGGGTTTTGCTGTCTTCAGGCTTGGAACCAGTTTGCTTGGACTGCAGTTCAAATTTGTCATTGTTAGAGTGGGAGTGAAGTTGTAGGCTTGCAAATGGATGCTATTTGGACTCGGTCTGGCATGATGTAGACTTCACCTAGTTTCCTTAAGTCACTGGCCATTAAaaattgtaacataaataaataaaattattaaacCAAGTGTCTAATATAAAAATCAGAACCAATCTTGAAGACTCAAAATGCTAATGAAACTGATTCTCAGTATTGGAGAGCTATACGTGATGTCACAAGAGGATTCTCTCCGCCATTGGCTTGGAAATGTGGATGCTAAGGATCATAAATTTTAATCTTGTGAGTCCTTTGTGGTTAGTTTTGAGTTCTTTCTCTACTTCTTTCTGTTTTGAGTTCTTCTATCACATCTTTGTTAGGCTAGGGACTTATGTGATGAAAGTAGgacctatattttttttatgttttacgctgccttttttttctttgggtggCGATAAGGCTTTCACTTATCAATATGTATTCCTTCAAAAAAGTTCACTTGAAAGCTTGCTTCACTTTTCTCCTTCTCTAGGGCATTGGACATAGCGCAAAACCATCCAAAACGAGTTCATCATCCATTACTCTTTAcctttctcttttatttttgtgCACCTCTTTCCActtctattttctttcattCAACCTAGGGATGACAATTTATGACCCAATCCGTCAACCGGACCTTGAACAACCTGCTTTaagcaggtttgggtttggcataAACAGGTTTGAGTCATAAATGAGTCAACCCGTCTAGACCTATTTGTTAATGGGTTGGGTTCATGTTTAGATTTTGGACTCATTTAATAATTGGATCGGGTCATAGCCCGAACCATTTAACCTTTTTAACATGTTTAAAATCCGCTTAACCTATTTCTTACTTATTTAACTCGAGTTGCTTAacttgtttaacctgtttaaattCATTTAATCCATTAAAAATCTGTTTAACCTACTTAATCTGATTTGACCTATCTAATAAATGGATTATTTGGGTCGAGttaggttacctgtttaataatagatcggattcaaatctgaaatttgacctgtttaataaaccaGTCAGGTTTGGATTgatgaatttttgacccaacccaTATTTGACCCGACCCAATTGCCACGCCTAA of Phoenix dactylifera cultivar Barhee BC4 unplaced genomic scaffold, palm_55x_up_171113_PBpolish2nd_filt_p 001529F, whole genome shotgun sequence contains these proteins:
- the LOC120108757 gene encoding LOW QUALITY PROTEIN: 40S ribosomal protein S15 (The sequence of the model RefSeq protein was modified relative to this genomic sequence to represent the inferred CDS: inserted 1 base in 1 codon), which gives rise to MADVEADVAAGQPKKRTFRKFSYRGVDLDALLDMSTDELVKLFHARARRRFQRGLXRKPMALIKKLRKAV